From uncultured Desulfobacter sp., the proteins below share one genomic window:
- a CDS encoding transglutaminase family protein, which produces MWLNASCLIEFQISVPTPFLLMLRPRSGCQQWITREEYILSPGVPAVEFTDSFGNLCQRLVAPAGFFSVSTSVDIETAEFCDTAPGSPFIDVQHLPDDVLPFLYPSRFCESDRFTEMAAAITAGRLLGYDQCDAIVNYIRDSIQYTPGLGQQIISASEVNQLGQGVCRDMAHFGIACCRALSIPARMVVGYLESLEPMDLHAWFEAYVGNRWYTFDPTRLDLKGGRIAIAFGRDAADVAIYTQFGDPVELLNMNVQVHRIPGPTHQSRIQ; this is translated from the coding sequence ATGTGGCTAAACGCATCTTGTCTTATTGAATTTCAAATATCTGTTCCAACACCATTTTTGCTGATGCTTCGTCCCCGCAGTGGTTGCCAGCAATGGATCACACGCGAAGAATATATCTTGTCCCCCGGCGTACCCGCGGTAGAATTTACGGATTCGTTCGGCAACCTGTGTCAAAGATTGGTTGCACCAGCTGGTTTCTTTTCAGTTAGTACATCCGTTGATATCGAAACGGCTGAGTTCTGCGATACTGCCCCTGGCTCGCCGTTTATCGACGTGCAACATTTACCGGATGATGTTTTGCCTTTCCTGTATCCAAGCCGGTTTTGTGAGTCGGATCGTTTCACGGAAATGGCTGCAGCGATTACAGCAGGACGGCTCTTAGGGTACGATCAATGCGATGCCATTGTTAATTATATCCGGGATTCAATACAGTATACGCCGGGGCTCGGGCAACAGATAATAAGCGCATCTGAAGTAAATCAGCTTGGACAAGGCGTTTGCCGGGATATGGCCCATTTTGGAATAGCCTGTTGCCGGGCGCTGTCGATACCAGCCCGCATGGTAGTGGGTTACCTTGAATCGCTTGAACCAATGGATCTGCACGCTTGGTTTGAGGCATACGTAGGAAATCGATGGTACACATTCGATCCGACGCGACTCGATCTGAAAGGAGGTCGTATTGCAATCGCTTTTGGCCGGGATGCAGCCGACGTGGCAATCTACACTCAATTCGGAGATCCAGTGGAATTGTTGAATATGAACGTTCAGGTTCACCGAATTCCCGGTCCCACACATCAAAGCAGAATTCAATAA